One window from the genome of Sphaerotilus microaerophilus encodes:
- a CDS encoding SemiSWEET transporter, translated as MNEITSTVALSGLADPQTLSALRDAIGIIAACLTTLSFVPQAWHTLRTRDVSGISLTMYSVFTLGVALWLVYGVILGAWPVIIANLVTLALAATILTMKLRFGQAPVAIRG; from the coding sequence ATGAACGAGATCACTTCCACCGTGGCCCTTTCTGGCCTGGCCGACCCGCAGACCCTGTCCGCGCTGCGTGACGCGATCGGCATCATCGCTGCCTGCCTGACCACGCTGTCCTTCGTGCCGCAGGCCTGGCACACGCTGCGCACCCGCGACGTCAGCGGCATTTCGCTGACGATGTATAGCGTCTTCACCCTCGGCGTGGCGCTGTGGCTGGTCTACGGTGTGATCCTGGGCGCCTGGCCGGTGATCATCGCCAACCTGGTCACGCTGGCGCTGGCCGCCACGATCCTGACGATGAAGCTG
- the dacB gene encoding D-alanyl-D-alanine carboxypeptidase/D-alanyl-D-alanine endopeptidase has product MSCASKLLLRAIPFGLGRWLLALSLLAGWAAAHAVVPEPVRAALARAQIDADSLSLWVAPVGTDTPRLAHQAERLAHPASVMKLVTSAVALQRLGPSWQWNTGVYFDGPVQRGVLEGSLILQGRGDPRLVTERLWLLLQRVRQLGVQEIRGDILLDRSHFALPPGDPGAFDGEPYRPYNVLPDALMLNQKSFTLSFRPDAARGLAWVSAEPVLTGVELPASVPLDRHPCGEWRAALAADFSQARRLKLGGSYPAACGEKTWPIAYQDPGSYDARLIDAAWRGVGGRLRGAVREGRVPAGLAPAFEFASPSLAEALRDMNKFSNNMVAQHTLLALSPVLPARFEPARAAALETLLQGPGCAPGEIVLDNGSGRSREERITAHCLARVMQWSWAQPWMPELLASLPVAGVDGTARRAVAASGRAHFKTGSLANVAALAGWIHLPSGRRVVVVAFINHPLAAQREARAALDAVVQWVLDDKELNAP; this is encoded by the coding sequence ATGTCCTGTGCCTCCAAGCTGCTGTTGCGGGCCATTCCGTTCGGCCTGGGCCGGTGGCTGCTTGCCCTGAGCCTGCTGGCCGGTTGGGCGGCTGCGCATGCCGTGGTGCCCGAGCCGGTGCGTGCCGCACTGGCCCGCGCGCAGATCGATGCCGACAGCCTGTCCCTGTGGGTCGCCCCGGTGGGTACCGACACGCCGCGCCTGGCCCACCAGGCCGAACGGCTGGCCCACCCCGCCTCGGTGATGAAGCTGGTCACCTCGGCCGTGGCGCTGCAGCGGCTTGGGCCGTCGTGGCAGTGGAACACGGGGGTCTACTTCGACGGCCCGGTGCAGCGCGGCGTGCTGGAGGGCTCGCTGATCCTGCAGGGGCGCGGCGACCCGCGCCTGGTGACCGAGCGGCTGTGGCTGCTGCTGCAGCGCGTGCGGCAACTGGGCGTGCAGGAGATCCGTGGCGACATCCTGCTGGACCGCAGCCACTTCGCCCTGCCGCCGGGCGACCCCGGCGCCTTCGATGGCGAGCCCTACCGGCCCTACAACGTGCTGCCCGACGCGCTGATGCTCAACCAGAAGAGCTTCACGCTGTCGTTTCGGCCGGATGCGGCGCGCGGCCTGGCCTGGGTGAGCGCCGAGCCGGTGCTCACAGGGGTCGAGCTGCCGGCCAGCGTACCGCTGGACCGCCACCCCTGCGGCGAGTGGCGCGCCGCTCTGGCGGCGGACTTCAGCCAGGCCCGGCGCCTGAAGCTGGGCGGCAGTTACCCCGCCGCCTGTGGCGAAAAGACTTGGCCGATCGCCTACCAGGACCCGGGCAGCTACGACGCGCGCCTGATCGATGCGGCCTGGCGCGGCGTCGGCGGCCGCCTGCGTGGCGCGGTGCGCGAGGGCCGGGTGCCCGCCGGGCTGGCGCCGGCCTTCGAGTTCGCCTCCCCGTCGCTGGCCGAGGCGCTGCGCGACATGAACAAGTTCAGCAACAACATGGTGGCCCAGCACACCCTGCTGGCGCTGAGCCCGGTGCTGCCGGCGCGCTTCGAGCCGGCCCGGGCCGCGGCGCTGGAGACCCTGCTGCAGGGCCCCGGTTGCGCACCTGGCGAGATCGTGCTGGACAACGGCTCCGGCCGCTCGCGCGAGGAGCGCATCACCGCGCATTGCCTGGCGCGGGTGATGCAATGGTCCTGGGCCCAGCCCTGGATGCCCGAGCTGCTGGCCTCGCTGCCGGTGGCCGGCGTGGACGGCACCGCACGCCGCGCCGTGGCCGCCAGCGGGCGGGCCCATTTCAAGACCGGCTCGCTCGCCAACGTGGCGGCGCTGGCCGGCTGGATCCACCTGCCCAGCGGGCGCCGCGTCGTCGTGGTCGCCTTCATCAACCATCCCCTGGCGGCGCAGCGCGAGGCGCGCGCCGCCCTCGATGCCGTCGTGCAATGGGTGCTCGACGACAAGGAACTCAACGCCCCATGA